The proteins below come from a single Tenuifilum thalassicum genomic window:
- the rpsI gene encoding 30S ribosomal protein S9 produces the protein MQVYNGLGRRKSAIARVYLREGKGNITINGRDLKDYFSSELLHYVVKQPLLAINAEESFDIKVNLDGGGVTGQAEALRLGIARALVKYNEENRAVMRANGFLTRDPREVERKKPGRPKARKRFQFSKR, from the coding sequence ATGCAGGTTTACAACGGATTAGGTAGAAGAAAATCAGCTATTGCTCGTGTTTACCTTCGCGAAGGTAAAGGCAATATAACAATAAATGGTCGTGATCTGAAGGATTACTTCAGTTCAGAACTGCTACACTATGTAGTTAAGCAACCACTACTTGCAATAAACGCAGAAGAAAGTTTTGATATTAAAGTTAACCTTGATGGTGGTGGTGTAACTGGACAAGCCGAAGCTCTTCGTTTAGGAATTGCTAGGGCATTGGTTAAGTATAATGAGGAGAACCGAGCAGTTATGCGTGCCAACGGTTTCTTAACCCGCGATCCTCGTGAGGTTGAACGTAAGAAACCTGGTAGACCAAAAGCAAGAAAGAGATTCCAGTTCAGCAAACGTTAA